The Myxococcota bacterium genome has a segment encoding these proteins:
- a CDS encoding 2OG-Fe(II) oxygenase, producing MPRIDSDALLLSRANLHVDYEPMCTFCADDYLPRDVYDELYATWPHEASVDYSANTEGKFGFRSSEAGDAFARFCDTHPVWGEVVDILSSEAFSDDVQRTLARGLVDARGAAARRRWRNDTHRAPSDNPLRYWLSEPMRTTFQISVLPPGKTVDPHLDAPRKLVSLLLYFADPDWRPEWGGATEFYVPVDPERARTWSPTARVGFEEMKLVRETAFVPNRLAGFVRSPTSWHGVRPIACPEGRGRKALLINLKRLKWSKRHEP from the coding sequence GACGCACTCCTCCTCTCCCGCGCGAACCTCCACGTCGACTACGAGCCGATGTGCACGTTCTGCGCGGACGACTACCTCCCGCGCGACGTGTACGACGAGCTCTACGCGACGTGGCCGCACGAGGCGAGCGTCGACTACTCCGCGAACACCGAGGGCAAGTTCGGCTTCCGCTCGTCCGAGGCGGGCGACGCGTTCGCGCGTTTCTGCGACACGCACCCGGTGTGGGGCGAGGTAGTCGACATCCTGTCCTCCGAGGCCTTCTCCGACGACGTGCAGCGCACGCTCGCGCGCGGGCTCGTCGACGCGCGCGGCGCCGCGGCGCGCCGGCGCTGGCGCAACGACACGCACCGCGCGCCCTCGGACAACCCGCTGCGCTACTGGCTCTCGGAGCCGATGCGGACGACGTTCCAGATCTCCGTGCTGCCGCCCGGCAAGACCGTCGACCCGCACCTCGACGCGCCGCGCAAGCTCGTGAGCCTGCTGCTCTACTTCGCCGACCCCGACTGGCGTCCCGAGTGGGGCGGCGCCACCGAGTTCTACGTGCCGGTCGACCCCGAGCGCGCCCGCACCTGGAGCCCGACCGCGCGCGTCGGCTTCGAGGAGATGAAGCTCGTCCGCGAGACGGCCTTCGTGCCGAACCGGCTCGCGGGCTTCGTGCGGTCGCCGACCTCGTGGCACGGCGTGCGGCCGATCGCCTGCCCGGAAGGCCGGGGGCGCAAGGCGCTGCTGATCAACCTGAAGCGCCTCAAGTGGAGCAAGCGGCACGAGCCGTAG